The Candidatus Scalindua japonica genomic interval GCGATAGGAGATGAGATAGGAGATGTGCTGAGCGAGTTGACAAATCAGAAGAGCAGGGAGAGTATTGTTGCCAGAGACGCGGACATACTGGAGTGCGCAATGCAGGCCAGAGAGTATCAGGTTCAAGGATTTGATGCCGCTGTTGATTGGCTTGACAGAGCTGATGATAGACTAAGGTGTGAGTCCTCAAAAAAGCTGCTGTCAATTTTAATACAGTCAGACCCGAATGAGTGGTGGAAGAGGCTTAAGGATAAAAAGTAATTTTCTGCGATTTGTGAATTGGTTTTTAATATTACATTATAATTATTACAACTGAGAAGTTTCAGAAGATTGTTTGTGCTAATTTATAGTATAAATCTGTGAAATTATTGACTTAAAGAAATATTTTGACAATCATTACTTATTATCCTAAAATTTTAACTCGTTTTGGATAGTTTTTATGTAATTACTCAATAAGTTAAGGTAAACTTATTAATCCGATGACCACCCCTTTCCCCTCCTTCTCAAAGAGGGCGTTTAGCGGTGGTTTTCCTTAACTTATTTAAGGAAGTACGTTTTTATAGAAATCGAAAGGGGAATATTTAAATGAAGACACAACTTGACAGGGCCAGAGAAGGCGAAATTACACAAGAGATGAAAGAGGCTGCTGTCTTTGATGATGTCAGCCCTGAATTTATACGTGACGGAATTGCTAATGGCCACATTGTTATATATGGTAATACTCAGAGAAAATCCAAGGTTGTAGGTATTGGACAGGGCCTGAGAACAAAAATAAATGCAAGTATTGGGACCTCTCCGGATATAGTTGACTTTGATATGGAAGTAGAAAAGGCCAAGGTTGCTGAGAAGGCCGGTGCTGATACTCTGATGGAGCTTTCTACCGGTGGTGACTTAGGTGAGATAAGGCGAAGGGTTCTTGACTCAATCGGTTTAACGGTTGGGACTGTGCCTCTTTACCAGGCAGCAATGGAGACTATTGATAAGAAAGGTTCTGTTGTAAAGATGGAGTCTGATTTCCTTTTTGAGATTATTGAGCGGCAGGCACAGGATGGAATCGGTTTTATGGCTATTCACTGTGGTATAAATATGATTACGTTGGAACGCTTGAGAAAGCAGGGTTATAGATACGGTGGCCTTGTAAGCAGGGGAGGATCATTCTTGACCGCATGGATGAACCATAATAAGAGAGAGAACCCACTATATGAAGAACTTGACAGGCTCATTGATATAATGAAGAAATATGACGTGATTTTAAGCCTGGGGAATGGTCTGAGAGCCGGGGCGGTACATGACAGTACCGACAGGGCTCAGATCCAGGAATTGATTATGAATTCCGAGGTTGCTGAATATGCCCAGAGCAAAGGCGTTCAGATAATTGTTGAAGGCCCCGGGCATATACCGATAGATGAAATAGAGGCTAATGTTATTATACAGAAGAGGATGAGCAATAACGCACCGTTTTACATGCTTGGCCCTATTACTACTGACGTAACACCGGGATATGATCATATATCTTCTGCAATTGGTGCTGCTTTGTCATCACGTTATGGAGCTGATTTTATCTGTTATGTTACCCCTCCTGAGCATCTTGCGCTTCCTAACCCTGATGATGTTAGAGAGGGTGTTATGGCAGCGAAAGTCGCCGCTCACGTTGGAGATATGGTGAAACTTAAGGATAAAGTTAAAAACCAGGATTTAAAAATGGGAATTGCCAGGAGGGACCTTGACTGGAAAACCCAGTTTGAAACTGCTATCACTTCAGAAAAAGCTGAGGAGATCAGAAAAAGCAGGCCGCCTATGGAAGAGGAGACATGCACAATGTGCGGCTCGGTCTGTTCGTTAAAGGGTGTGATGGAATATTACGAAGATGACCTTAAAGGGAGCAGAAAGAAGAGTTACGCTGCGGCTGTATCGGGAAATGGCTTTTAAATATGAATTGTAGCGACGGTTTAATGGTTTCCTGAATGATGTGCAGAATTTATCCTTGTTTATTAATCTTTGGAAACATGAGACATGTCCATAGTTTTATTAGAGCATCCAAGGCCAAGACCACCTGAAAGATATGAATCTGTTGTCAATACTCCGCTATCTGCCTGTCTGATGACAGGCTACATTGCTTCTACGCTGATATCGCGGCACCTTGAAGTGAATGTCGTAGATGCGAACCTGAACGAGTGGTCTTTCGCTAAAATGATTCAGGAACTGGAAAAAAGAAGCTTTAAACTATTAGGTGTTCATTTTGTCTATTTATGGGAATATACCGGAGATATGTTTAAAGCTCTTTTAAGCCTTAAGAAGAAGCTCCCTGATATCCACATAAACCTTTACGGCCACTTTCCCACATTTGCATCAGGAGATTTATTGGCAGAAAACCCTTTTGTTGATTCGATAACCATAGGTGAGCCTGAGGGTGCATTTCTGGAACTTGCCGAGTCAATTGTAAACAACAAGGGCCATTCTGCTTTGCTCGCAATAAACGGCCTTGCTTTTAACGCAGCAAATAGTAAGGCAGATGGAGTTACAGTGGAAAGTGGCGTTGTACAGAACCGACCTGGAAAGCCGGTTTCAGATCTTGACAAACTCCCTTTTCCTTATCGTAACGATTTTAAACAAAAGAAAAAAAAGGGTATTTCTACCTATATACTCGCCAGTAGAGGATGTTATGGAAAATGTACCTTCTGTTATCTGGATAATTTCTATGGTGACGAATCGTACTGGAGGGGGAGAAGCCCTGAAAATATCTTTAAAGAGATTTGTAATATTTATGAAAATTATGGAGAGAAATATTTCTATTTTGCCGATGCTAATTTTTTTGGTCCCGGCAGGAATGGGAAAGAACGCGCGTGTCAACTCGCAAACCTGATTGTAGATAAAGAACTGAATATAAATTTTGGAATAGAATGCAGGGTTAATGATGTAGAGGAGAAAACTATTTCTGCTTTGGTTAAGGCAGGTCTGAAAGAGGTCTTCCTTGGCATTGAAAGCGGTAGCCAGAGGTCTTTGGATAAATTCAGAAAATATACAACGGTAGAGGACAATAAGAATGCAATTTATCTACTCAGAGAGTATGGTATTGAACCGAATTACGGATTCATTATGTTTGATCCGGATTCAACAATTACGGATGTCAGGGAAAATTTTGAATTTCTTAAAGAAATGAATATGCTGAGAACACCAAGTATTACTGCACACCTCTTGCACCATAAGCAGACAATATTTAAGGGAACATTCGATTTTGAACAGAAGTACTATGGCCCCAATACGGATTCCGGAACAATGTATGAATGTTCGTATGAATTTAAGGATAAGTCTGTCAAAGCGTTATCTGATGATATAAACAGTTTTTGCCTTAAGTCGCTTAGAGATCTATTCCGGAACAGAGATGAATTTAATGTACATTTTGATTCTTGTGTATATGAAGAAGATGATCTTTTTTCCAGGCAGATGAACAAAAAACTGATTGACCATTTTGAAATGGCGTTAAAATCCTTTGAGGACAATCCTGTCTTTACTTAAAGCAGATTTTTTTATTGTTAAAATGACCTTATGAAGAAAATCATAGTAACAGGGGGGCTGGGATATATTGGCTCACACACGGTTGTTGAATTAGTAAATAATGGGTTTGAACCTATCATAGTTGATAATCTTTCTAATTCTTATGCTGATGTCTATTCATGGTTAGGTGAAATTCTGGGTCATAAACCTCAGTTTTATCAGATTGACTGTGCTGACAAAAGTGCATTTAATGACGTTTTTAAAGCAAACAATAACATTAAAGGGGTGATTCATTTTGCTGCCTTCAAGTCTGTTTGTGAGTCTGTGGCACAACCAGTTTTATACTATCAAAACAATCTTAATTCATTACTTGTATTATTGGAATTGATGAATGAATATAGTATTGGTAATCTTGTCTTTTCTTCGTCATGTACTGTTTATGGAATCCCTGAAGGAAAGATACAAGTCGATGAAAATACTATGTTGCAAAAACCAAACTGCCCTTACGGGCAGACCAAGATTATGTCAGAACAGATTATTTCTGATGTAGCTGATTCATGTGAAATCAAAGCTACATTACTTCGTTATTTCAATCCAATTGGTGCTCATGAGTCAACCGGAATTGGTGAGTTGCCAATCGGCAAGCCGGATAATCTGGTGCCATTTATAACACAAACAGCAATAGGCCTTAGAGATAAACTCTCTATTTTTGGAAACGATTATGAGACACCGGATGGGACCTGCATACGAGACTTCATTCATGTTACAGATTTGGCAAATGCGCATGTAAAGGCACTAGGGTACTTAGGCAAACAGGAAGAGCGAGTTTCCCGATTTAACCTGGGCACTGGAAAAGGGCACTCTGTAACGGAATTGGTAAAAACCTTTGAAATAGTAACCGGTGAAAAGCTTAATTATGAATTTGTTCCAAGGCGAGATGGAGACGTGCCGGCTATTTATGCTAATGCGGACAAGTCAAACCGTGTTCTTAACTGGACATGCAGGTACTCGTTAGAAGATTCATTAAGCTCAGCCTGGAAATGGCAAAAACATTTGAAAAAAATAAATTTTAAGATAAAGCTTTAAAGTAATGCATGGTATAAACGGGAACTCATTGAAACCAAATCAGATACAACTCCCATAGGACTACTGAAATAAAAATCAGAAGAATTAAGATAAACAGATATTTAGCACGAATTTTTGTGCCGAAAATATGAACATTTTTATAAATTAGCAGTAAAGTCACAGAAGCTGTTGTTAGGAGATATTTTGCTGTAAGAAATGGCAACGTGCCATATTGAAGGAAATGTTCCATTATTGGGTTTATTTCTGCGGCTCCTTTACTAATTAAATGGAGAGTCAGCATGGCGTCTGTTACACTTAAAAGAATTATCACAATGATTATGCTGAAAACTCTCACGCTGAAATGATCAAGAAAATAACTTTCCTGATGATCTGTTCTTCTTCGAATTGTCTTTCGTCGGCCAAAAAACAGATACCGTAATCCTGGCGCACCTTCTTCTTGCCTTCTATCAGTGTCGTTTGACCGGTTTTTTTCAGATTCTGAAGGTGATTGTAATTCCATAGAGAAAAAAATATATTGTATGGGCTGGTAACGTTTCTTACTCGACACAAACATTGATTAGTTCGTTCGTATGGCAATATGTTCTACAAGGAAATAGTGTCCAACGAAAACCGAACCGATTTGATCGAAATTCATTACTAGACTTTTATGGAGATTAGAAACAAAATTTCACTGGATTTCAACTGTTATTATTTAACTACTTTGTTATTATACATGTTTCTAGACTTTAACTAATGTACAATAAAGAAGACAACTTATATAAGCATTGGGAAAATATTGGTTTATGAATAGTGATGATGTTCAATATCTGAATGATTTAAGCTATGGCTATTGGAAGTCTCAGGTCCTTTTTGTAGCTGTTGAGTTAGATCTATTCACGTTGATTGATAGAGGAGGAAAAGGTGGTAAGGATATTGCCGCAGAACTCAGGACTGATATTAGAGCAACGGAGATGTTGCTGAATGCACTAGTCTCGCTCAAACTTTTAAAAAAAAATAAGCAAAAGTATATAAATACTACAATTTCCAAGCGTTGTTTGGTGAAAAACAGTCCTTTCTTCCAGGGAGATCGGATTTGCCACTTTAATAATATGTGTGATTACTGGTCTCGCTTAAACACTGCTGTAAAGACCGGTAAGCCAACGGCATTTTTTAATGCAAAGAAAAATGTTGATAAAAAGAGATTAGGGGTATTTATCAGGGCTATGCATAACATTGCTACGATACAGGCCGATCAGATATACAAAAAAGTCGAATTAGGGAAATATAGAAAACTACTGGATCTTGCGGGGGGGCAGGGTACGTATGCAGTGCGTTTTGCAGAGAAGAATAAGAATCTGCAGGCTGTTGTCTTTGACCTTCCTGATGTAATTAAGATTGCCAGAGCATATATTAAAAAATCAGAACTTACTGGTAAAATTACTACAAAGGCCGGTAATTGCCTTGAGGATAATTTTGGTAAAGAGTTGTATGATATTGTCTTAGTCTCAAATTTATTACACATTTATGACGTAGTTGAGAACCGTACAATCTTAAAAAAGTGTTGGGATTCCTTGACAAAAAAAGGTATAGTCGTAATTCAGGAATTTATATTGAATCCTGCAAAGACGACACCTCTATTCAGTGCACTATTTAGTCTGAATATGTTAATGGGAACCCAGAATGGTTCTTCGTATTCTGCGGTTGAGATGAAGGAGTGGCTTAAGAAGGCAGGTTTTAAAAACATAAAGAGAATTGATCTGAGTATGGATTCAGGGTTGATAATTGGATATAAGTTATAAATACAATTAAGGAGAGAAAAAGATGTATAGAATGATTGTTACACCAATAATACTGTTTTTGTTTATTTTGCAGACAAATAATTTTCTGTTTGCAAGTGATAATGCAGTGGTAAAAGCTGAAGCAATAACTGCTACAGCAGAAGCTAATGTAAAAGAGAGTACAGCGGCTATAGCAGAAAAGAAAGCCAAAGCTGAAGAAAATGTAAAGGCATTTCCAACAGCAGTAAATAGTCAAATAACCGATTCTGTCACTCAGTCTGCGCCCGTAGAAGGGATAAAAGATGTTGTTAAGAAAGCAGAAGAGACTGTCAAAGAGGTAGTAGCTTCTGCTGTAGCAGAGGAAAAAGTAAAACCAGATGAAAGTGCTGAAGCTGTTGTGGAAAAGGAAAGTGATGTTATCGCTACGGTAAATGGTGAAAAGATTTTACGTCTAGACTTTGATAAAAGGTTGAATGTTTTCAGACGAATGAATCAGGACGTGACAAATACAATTAAAATGCAGGTTGTCAGCCAGTTAACAAAAAAAGAACTACTCAGACAATTTGTTGATAAACAAGATATAAATACCAGCAAGGAAGACGTTCAGGCTGAGATTGAAAAAATAAAGTTCTTTTTGCAAAATAATCCTGCTAATAAAGACAAGCCACTGGAGGAAATACTTGAAACCCAGGGATCAAGTGTGTCAGAGTTGGAAGATGAAGTGAGCAGGGCCCTTGCTCTAAGCAAATACCTGGAAAAAACGGTTAACGATGCTGACAAAAGAGAATATTTCAATGCAAATAAAGATGCGTTTAATGGTTCAAGGGTAAAGGCAAGCCATGTATTGATTGATACTAAAAGCATGAAAACGGATGCTGAAAAGGCAGAAGCAAAAAAGATGATTGACATTGTAAAGATGGAGATAGATAAAGGTGCTGATTTTGCTGAGATGGCAAAAAAGTACTCAAATTGTCCTTCCGCAGAAAATGGAGGCGACATCGGTTTCTTTCAAAGAAAAGGTTCTATTGTAGAAGAATTTGCAAAAGTTGCTTATGCGATGGATGTTGGAGAGATTAGTGACCCAGTCGAGACAGAGTTTGGATATCATATAATTAAGGTGACTGAGAAGGAAGAAGGAAAAGATGTTAATTACGAAGATGTTACAGATATGGTTGATTTTGTATTTATGCAGATCAAAACCGAAAGTCTTTTAAAGGAGTTGTATGACAAGGCAAAAATAGAAATTATGCTTTAAGTTCCATTATAAAGAGTAATATTTTCATTCATTGCGTTCTCTACTCATCGGTTTCTCGTTATTACCATTTGTGATAAAGAAAAACCGATGAGAGAGGATCATAACCCTTTTACTTTCCTGTAAATATCCGGAAGTTTTTTTATTAAAACCTGTAATCTTTTTTCAAAAGTAATTGGTTTTGCGGGCGAACCCCAGATGACAGACCCCGGCTTTATACTTTTATAAACATTTGAAGCCGCGCCTACCATGCATTTATCACCAATTTCTACGTGATCAGTAATACCTACATCCTCCGCAATTATTACATTTTTACCTATTTTTACGCCTCCGGCCAGCTTTGCATAGGCAATTAACATAGAGTCCTCACCGATAATGCAATTATGAGCAATATGGGAGTGGTTATCAATTTTGACACCGGAGCTTATGATAGTTTTATCAAGCGCGGCACGTGCGATTGTTACGTGTGATCCGATTGATACATCATTACCAATTTCAATAGTTCCTACCTGAGGTATCTTTACGTGCTTGCCTTTTATTTGGAGATAACCAAAACCGTCATCTCCTATAGACGCTCCGGATTGGATTACTACGCGATCACCTATTGTAACTTCTTCCCTGATCGTAACATTCGGATAAATAATTGAATCATCACCGATTTTACAGTTTGTACCTATAAAAACATTAGGGTATATGATTACATTTTTGCCTATTTGTGTATTACCTTCAATTACAACATTTGTTCCGATAGATATATTGTCACCAACCGAAGACTCATTAGAGATTACTGCTGATTCATGAATCCCTCGCGGCCTTTGCTGCTTATTATCAGAAATAACCTTAAGTAGTTTAATAAACGCGAGAAAAGGGTTGTCGGTGATAATAAATGTTTTCTTAGATTCTTCAATTAGTCTGTGTGATACCACCGCGGATGCATTTGTTTGAAGAACTTTACTTACGAGTCGTTCATTCTTTATAAAGCTTATGTCGCCCTTTTCAGCATTTTCAATACTTGAAACACCTGTGACGATCAGATTGCCATCTCCAAGCACCTTACCGCCAATAATTTCGCTGATCTGTTTTATAGTATATTTCATAATGATATATTATGATGTAGATGATATCAAATTAGCTAGAGAATTGAGCTAATCTTATATCACAGGAATATAATACTGTCAAATTTAACTTTCATGTTGACAATAGGCAAATATGGCAATACTATTCTAACAGAATATCATTTCCTTTACTTCCTGTTATTCTGAAGAAAGTGAAGAGACTCTTGTTAGAAATTTAATTACGCTTAATAAGGATAATAGCGTTGTGCAAATAATTCTCAAGTTGAACCTGATTCAGAATAGTATGTTAACGAGTACGTGTCCGAATGGCTCTAAATAAAGGTGAAATAAAGCACTGACATGATAGAATCTAAAATTGATGATTGTACAAGTAAAGATAAAATCACTTTGCTATGTGACGAGACTATTAATTTAGGCGCAACATTTTCTAAGTTAATTTCTACAAAAAGCATTGTCGTGGAACCATGGGTGCAGTTGAAGTGCAGGTTTGGTTGCCCAAAATTTGGGAAATACAAAGCCTGCCCTCCATATACTCCAACTTATAAAGAGACTCGTGAGTTATTAGAATGTTATGAAAGTGCTATTTTGATAGAAGGACAACCTCCCGCAAAACAATTTGAGGAGATGCTTCTTGAAATTGAACATAAAGCAAATTTTGCCGGTTTTTATAAGGCATTTTCTCTTAATGCCGGACCATGTCCACATTGTGCGGTATGTGATGTGGATGGGACGTGTATAATGCCCAAAGACGTAAGGCCGTCAATGGAAGCATGTGGAATAGACGTCTTTAAAACGGTTCGCAATAATGGTTTTGAGATAAAATTTCTTGAACATAAGACAGAATATGTTAAATATTTCGGTATGATATTATTGGAGTAACCGTAATAAAGACAACAAAAGAGGTAGGGTGGAATAAGGACGAATTCACCAATAACTGGTAATAAATTAAGGTGGATTTCCTGTCGTTTAATCTACCATAAAATAAATTAAAGGGTGTGTATATGTGTGGAATTGTAGGATATATTGGCGAAAACTGTGCTCAACCAATTCTCATTAATGGGATTAAAAGGTTGGAATATAGAGGTTATGATTCTTCCGGGATATCAGTGTTTGATGATGGTAAAATACTTTGTGAAAAATCTGTGGGTTTTGTCAGTGAATTAGAGAAGAAGATAGATGGCAGGTTTAAAGAAGCTACATCAGGCATTGTTCATACGAGATGGGCAACTCATGGAGCGCCTACAATTGAAAATGCACATCCTCATGTTGATTGCTCAGGAAAGATATCGATTGTACATAATGGTATTATTGAGAATTATAATTATCTGAAAGCAAAACTGGAAAAAGAAGGTCATGTTTTTAAAAGTGAAACGGACTCTGAGGTGATTGCACATCTTATAGAAAGTCATTTCGAAGGCGTGTTGGAAGATGCTGTCAGAACTGCTCTGAAGGAGGTTGAGGGTGCTTATGGATTGGCTATAATCAGTGCGGAAGATCCCGGCAAACTGGTAGCGGCAAGACATGGGAGCCCTTTAATAGTAGGTATAGGAGAGAGAGAGCATTACGTTGCTTCAGATGTTGCCGCAATTCTGGAATATACTAAAGAAGTTGTTTATCTGGATGATAATGAGATTGCCGTACTGACAAAGGATGGTATGAGTACGACTGACATAGACAACGTTCAGATTATTAAAAGGGTTGATGAGGTCCAATGGAATCTGGATAAAATTGAAAAGGGTGGATACGAACACTTTATGCTTAAGGAAATCTATGAACAACCGGAAGCTATACGTGATGCGATGTTGGGCAGATTTGAAAAAAATAGTAGTCTTGTACACCTGGGCGGCTTGAAAGATCATGAAAATGATCTGCTCAAAATCAGGCGTATTATAATAGTGGCGTGTGGTACTTCGTGGAATGCCGGCCTGATAGGCGAGTACATGATTGAGGAACATTTAGGAATACCTGTTGAGGTGGAATATGCTTCAGAGTTCCGGTATAGAGATCCTGTTATAGAAGTTGATACAATGGTAATTGCGATAAGCCAGTCTGGTGAAACAGCGGATACACTGGCCGCAATTCACGAAGCTAGAAAGAAGGGGGCTCTCATTTTGTCAATTTGCAATGTGGTTGGCAGTAGTATCGCGAGGGCTGCGGATTGTGGTATCTTTCTCCATGCTGGTCCTGAAATCGGTGTTGCTTCAACAAAAGCTTTTACCTCACAAATTGTGGTATTGTTCATGTTTACTCTCTTTATGGCCCGAATTAGAGGTAAGGAAGAGATATTGGATAGCGATCTGGCAAATAAATTAATAGTACTTCCGGAGCAAGTTAAGTCAATTCTTGATAATAATGATCAAATAACTGAAATCGCTGAACTTTACAAAGATAGTGATAACTGTCTCTACCTGGGGAGAGGTTACAACTATCCTGTCGCGTTAGAGGGGGCTCTGAAGTTGAAGGAGATATCTTATATACACGCAGAGGGTTATCCTGCAGCAGAAATGAAACACGGGCCAATAGCGCTTATTGATAAGAATATGCCGGTGATTGTCGTTGCTACTACTGACAAGGTGTATTCAAAGGTCTTGAGTAATATTGAAGAGGTCCGAGCACGAGGTGGCAGGGTGATTGCGATAGCAAGCAAAGGAAACGGTGAAATATCAAAGATGGTAGATCATGTTATTTTTATCCCGGAGACAATTGATGCATTAGTGCCAATATTGTCTGTAATCCCACTCCAGTTGCTAGCATATCAAATGGCCGTGATGAGGGGCTGTGATGTTGACAAGCCACGTAACCTGGCTAAAAGCGTTACTGTGGAATAACCACTTATCAGTTTTGGGATTTAATTGTCATGTAGCTTTCTTTCTTTTTCAGTTAAAGTAAAAATAGTCTTGAATACTTTTTCTCCATTACGTGTCATTTTCTTGTTACGCCTTGCCATCATTCGTTTTGCTACCTGAAGTTCTCTTTTTATGTCGTATGCCCTTGTAAGATTGTCAGAGTACCATGAAAATGAGGGTATAAATTTTGGGGGAGTACTTGTCAGGAGTATGTTACAGGCAAAGCCAATAATACTTCCGGTTGTAAACTTTGTGTTTATTGCAGTTTTTGTATGATCACCCATTATCATTCCAAGAAATGTTTGTCCGGAATCTATGATTTTGTCATACAATTGGAGCTTAACCGAGCCATATATATTTGTAAGATTACTGTTTACGGTTCCTGCCCCCAGGTTAACCCATGAACCTATATAAGAATCACCAAGGAATCCATCATGCTGTTTGTTTGTATAGTCCTGGATTATCGTATTTGTGATTTCTCCGCCTATCTTGCACACTTTTCCTATGTTTGATCCGGCATGAATTCTAGAAAGGGCATGAATAGTTACGTTGTCATCAATAAACGCAGGGCCTTCAATTACACTATTTGAAGATATCTTCACTTCATTGCCTATAAAAATTGGACCATTTTCAGCGTCAAGAACACAACCTGGTTTAATTATTGAGTTCTTTCCTGTAATTATTTGAGAACCTTTAATAAAATGTACTCCAATATGTTTATTTTCCTTTATGGGCTTGTTTTCTATGTATGATGTAATATCCGTTGTAAGCTGTTCTTTGTTGATGTGAATTAAGTCCCATGGATATTGTATAAGCCTTGCACTGACTTCCTTTACTTTAAATTTTTTTTTAATTCATAAGTCAAATCTTTATCTAAAAATGTATCCGGTGTTATTGAAATGCAATTTTTCCTGAGCAGCCTTGCATAAACGATAGTGTTGTTATTAATACCAATCTCTTCTTCACCGGAAATAGCAATTGGTGAAGACATTAAGAGCCTGCCGTTGATAAATAAACAGCTTTGGATGTTGCTTTCGTTATTGTTTAAACTATGAGGATAAATTTCGTCAAGAAAATTTTTAAGATATTCTCTGCAATAAAGAC includes:
- the glmS gene encoding glutamine--fructose-6-phosphate transaminase (isomerizing), which translates into the protein MCGIVGYIGENCAQPILINGIKRLEYRGYDSSGISVFDDGKILCEKSVGFVSELEKKIDGRFKEATSGIVHTRWATHGAPTIENAHPHVDCSGKISIVHNGIIENYNYLKAKLEKEGHVFKSETDSEVIAHLIESHFEGVLEDAVRTALKEVEGAYGLAIISAEDPGKLVAARHGSPLIVGIGEREHYVASDVAAILEYTKEVVYLDDNEIAVLTKDGMSTTDIDNVQIIKRVDEVQWNLDKIEKGGYEHFMLKEIYEQPEAIRDAMLGRFEKNSSLVHLGGLKDHENDLLKIRRIIIVACGTSWNAGLIGEYMIEEHLGIPVEVEYASEFRYRDPVIEVDTMVIAISQSGETADTLAAIHEARKKGALILSICNVVGSSIARAADCGIFLHAGPEIGVASTKAFTSQIVVLFMFTLFMARIRGKEEILDSDLANKLIVLPEQVKSILDNNDQITEIAELYKDSDNCLYLGRGYNYPVALEGALKLKEISYIHAEGYPAAEMKHGPIALIDKNMPVIVVATTDKVYSKVLSNIEEVRARGGRVIAIASKGNGEISKMVDHVIFIPETIDALVPILSVIPLQLLAYQMAVMRGCDVDKPRNLAKSVTVE
- a CDS encoding putative sugar nucleotidyl transferase, with protein sequence MKSLCVFEDGSYQNFLPLAYNRPVYELRCGMYSFLERITIQYPDTDISLYCREYLKNFLDEIYPHSLNNNESNIQSCLFINGRLLMSSPIAISGEEEIGINNNTIVYARLLRKNCISITPDTFLDKDLTYELKKNLK